Proteins encoded in a region of the Etheostoma spectabile isolate EspeVRDwgs_2016 unplaced genomic scaffold, UIUC_Espe_1.0 scaffold00007773, whole genome shotgun sequence genome:
- the LOC116678698 gene encoding CD209 antigen-like protein E, producing the protein MLSTFVFDVCLSEEMEEEAAANYANAPARTGKKMAARPGQWVRCFFQTFLPIAVCWLILLVIMGLRIYFTNCNLNNSISEKPITVLTALNQELETRNQELETRNQELETERKNCTGPIPNISRAQWSIDEYCPKVQNVSERLCRPCQKDWRLIGSSCYLFAGPPDLKTWEEAREDCRARSSDLVVVDSQGEQNALRYWTGLRAEGGRWKWIDGSDLTESDWIQDQPPSDGQCVVSVQDKRWQRFRWVSVSCVDRRPWICQKKSLSV; encoded by the exons ATGTTGTCTACATTTGTGTTTGACGTTTGTCTTTCAGAGGAAATGGAGGAAGAAGCAGCAGCTAACTATGCTAATGCTCCAGCACGCACTGGGAAGAAAATGGCCGCTCGCCCAG gcCAGTGGGTTCGCTGCTTCTTTCAGACTTTTCTACCCATAGCAGTGTGTTGGCTGATACTGTTGGTCATCATGGGCCTCCGTATCTACT TTACCAATTGCAACCTCAACAACAGTATCTCCGAAAAACCGATCACAGTCCTGACCGCATTAAACCAGGAGCTGGAGACACGAAACCAGGAGCTGGAGACACGAAACCAGGAGCTGGAGACGGAGCGGAAGAACTGTACAGGACCGATACCAAACATCAGTCGAGCTCAGTGGAGCATCGATGAATACTGCCCCAAAGTACAGAACG TTTCAGAGAGACTATGTAGACCTTGTCAGAAGGACTGGAGACTCATCGGGTCCAGCTGCTATCTGTTTGCTGGTCCTCCTGATCTGAAAACCTGGGAAGAAGCTCGAGAAGACTGCAGAGCACGGAGTTCAGATTTGGTTGTTGTAGACAGTCAAGGTGAACAG AATGCACTCA GATACTGGACTGGTCTgagagctgaaggagggagaTGGAAGTGGATCGATGGAAGTGATCTGACTGAAAG CGACTGGATCCAAGACCAACCTCCTAGTGACGGTCAGTGCGTGGTTTCTGTCCAAGACAAAAGATGGCAAAGGTTCAGATGGGTGTCAGTGAGCTGTGTTGACAGAAGACCATGGATCTGCCAGAAGAAGTCTTTATCTGTTTAA